The following are encoded in a window of Paraburkholderia sp. HP33-1 genomic DNA:
- the hrcA gene encoding heat-inducible transcriptional repressor HrcA: MLDPRAQTLLKTLIERYIAEGQPVGSRTLSRYSGLELSPATIRNVMSDLEDLGLVISPHTSAGRIPTPRGYRLFVDTMLTVESAADEEAVMRTVKTTLQVGEPQKIVAAAASVLSNLSQFAGVVLTPRRSHVFKQIEFMRLSDKRILLIIVTPEGDVQNRILATQRDFSPSQLVEASNYINAHFAGLSFDEVRRRLRGEIDELRGDMTSLMHAAVTASTDESDTGETVLISGERNLLEVADLSSDMARLRKLFDVFDQKTSLLQLLDVSSHAAGVQIFIGGESTLVPIEEMSVVTAPYEVNGKIVGTLGVIGPTRMAYSRVIPIVDITARLLSMTLSQQ, from the coding sequence ATGCTAGATCCTCGCGCACAAACCCTCCTCAAAACGCTGATTGAGCGCTACATCGCCGAAGGTCAGCCGGTCGGCTCGCGCACGCTGTCGCGTTATTCGGGCCTCGAACTCAGTCCGGCCACGATCCGCAACGTGATGTCCGATCTCGAGGATCTGGGGCTCGTGATCAGTCCGCATACTTCGGCGGGGCGCATTCCGACGCCGCGCGGCTACCGTCTGTTCGTCGACACGATGCTGACGGTCGAATCCGCCGCTGATGAGGAAGCGGTGATGCGCACCGTCAAGACCACGCTGCAGGTGGGCGAACCGCAGAAGATCGTTGCCGCGGCGGCGAGCGTGCTGTCCAACCTGTCGCAGTTCGCCGGCGTCGTGCTCACGCCGCGCCGCAGCCACGTGTTCAAGCAGATCGAATTCATGCGCCTGTCCGACAAGCGCATTCTGCTGATCATCGTGACGCCCGAAGGCGACGTGCAGAACCGCATCCTCGCCACCCAGCGCGACTTTTCGCCGTCGCAGCTGGTGGAAGCCTCCAATTACATCAACGCGCACTTCGCGGGCCTGTCGTTCGACGAAGTGCGCCGCCGCCTGCGCGGGGAAATCGACGAGCTGCGCGGCGACATGACCTCGTTGATGCACGCGGCCGTCACCGCGAGCACCGACGAATCCGACACCGGCGAGACCGTGCTGATCTCGGGCGAGCGCAATCTGCTCGAAGTCGCCGATCTTTCGTCAGACATGGCGCGCCTGCGCAAGCTGTTCGATGTGTTCGACCAGAAGACCAGCCTCCTTCAGTTGCTCGACGTGTCGAGTCATGCGGCGGGCGTGCAGATTTTCATCGGCGGCGAATCGACTCTGGTGCCGATCGAGGAAATGAGCGTCGTCACCGCACCGTATGAGGTGAACGGCAAGATCGTCGGCACGCTCGGCGTGATCGGGCCGACCCGCATGGCCTACAGCCGCGTGATCCCGATCGTCGACATCACCGCGCGGCTGCTGTCCATGACGCTGAGTCAGCAGTAG
- the glnE gene encoding bifunctional [glutamate--ammonia ligase]-adenylyl-L-tyrosine phosphorylase/[glutamate--ammonia-ligase] adenylyltransferase — protein sequence MRSSNERARFSMTDAILLSSSYSHYAARAAAARPQLVARVSALADEPLTRERIDARLDLLCAEAAGPAGAPFNEDALKRALRQLRTEVFCAVMERDLAGEADVAEVTGAMTDLAETTIQRALAVLSAELEALYGEPRGPQGERLALGVVGMGKLGGRELNVSSDIDLIFVYEDDGETAGGQRPPIATQEFFTRLGKRLIGALAEVTADGYVFRVDMRLRPNGDSGPLVCSLGMLEEYFYVQGREWERYAWIKGRLVSEGASAAAQRLRKQLDAIVTPFVYRRYLDFGVISAIRALHLQIRQEAQRRASMRPDKADDIKLGRGGIREIEFSAQVFQLIRGGQDAGFRVRPTLAVLRHAATHGLMDPSVCLKLSHAYRFLREIEHRLQYRNDAQTHAMPVDDEDRLALARAMDCDDYAQLMTKLDAHREFVEQQFDQIFADKVGGRDGCAAPEDGAAAWVWSSALADDSADDALRARLVELGVAEPGVLLARLQAVWRSSRYAGLNERSRQRFDIVAQRALEAARTLEPAGRRGDTVARFFDLLEAVSRRGAYLALLTEYPQALHQVLSVLGGSRWAAGYLIRHPQLLDELLDGEAINSPFDWTEFKRTLRRRLAAADGVEQQMDLLRHAHQAEVFRILLIDLAGKLSVEQVSDQLSALADAVLDVTLDAVWKQLPKRHRDAPRFAVIAYGKLGGKELGYASDLDLIFLYDDPDDAAADVYATYTRRLITWLTTATGAGTLFDVDLRLRPNGESGLLVTDLDAFRRYQLREGDAANTAWVWEHQALTRARYCAGDAEIGAKFEAIREQVLTTPREAPPLAKEIVEMRARVAAGHPNHTPALFDLKHDRGGMVDIEFTVQYWVLLHAARDPELIRNTGNIALLREVSRFGLMSEAEAETVGAAYRRYRKLQHTLRLDGMEKARVDPALVTTEREAVLALWKRVFG from the coding sequence ATACGATCAAGCAACGAGCGAGCCAGATTTTCGATGACTGACGCCATTCTGCTGAGTTCCAGCTATTCGCACTACGCCGCGCGCGCCGCCGCGGCCCGCCCGCAACTCGTCGCGCGTGTCAGCGCGCTGGCCGACGAGCCGCTGACGCGCGAGCGCATCGACGCGCGTCTCGACCTACTGTGTGCCGAGGCGGCGGGCCCAGCCGGTGCGCCGTTCAATGAAGATGCGCTCAAGCGCGCGCTGCGCCAGCTGCGCACCGAAGTATTCTGCGCGGTGATGGAGCGCGATCTGGCAGGCGAGGCCGATGTCGCCGAAGTCACCGGCGCGATGACCGATCTCGCGGAAACGACGATCCAGCGCGCGCTGGCGGTGCTGAGCGCCGAGCTCGAGGCGCTGTACGGCGAGCCGCGCGGCCCGCAGGGCGAACGGCTCGCGCTCGGCGTGGTCGGTATGGGCAAGCTCGGTGGGCGCGAGCTGAACGTGTCGTCGGATATCGACCTGATCTTTGTTTATGAAGACGACGGCGAGACCGCCGGCGGCCAACGCCCACCGATCGCGACCCAGGAGTTCTTCACGCGCCTCGGCAAGCGGCTGATCGGCGCGCTCGCCGAAGTCACCGCCGACGGCTATGTATTCCGCGTCGACATGCGTCTGCGGCCGAACGGCGATTCAGGGCCGCTCGTGTGCAGCCTCGGCATGCTCGAAGAATATTTCTACGTGCAGGGCCGCGAGTGGGAGCGCTACGCGTGGATCAAGGGGCGGCTCGTATCCGAGGGCGCGAGCGCCGCGGCGCAGCGGCTGCGCAAGCAGCTCGACGCGATCGTCACGCCGTTCGTCTATCGACGCTATCTCGACTTCGGCGTGATCAGCGCGATTCGCGCGCTGCATCTGCAGATTCGCCAGGAGGCGCAGCGCCGCGCCTCGATGCGTCCGGACAAGGCCGACGACATCAAGCTCGGCCGTGGCGGCATCCGCGAAATCGAATTCAGCGCGCAGGTGTTTCAGCTGATCCGCGGCGGCCAGGATGCCGGCTTTCGCGTGCGACCGACGCTCGCCGTACTGCGTCACGCGGCTACCCACGGGCTGATGGATCCGTCGGTCTGCTTGAAGCTGTCGCACGCGTACCGCTTTCTGCGCGAGATCGAGCATCGTCTGCAATACCGCAACGACGCGCAGACCCACGCGATGCCCGTCGATGACGAAGACCGCTTGGCGCTCGCGCGCGCCATGGATTGCGACGACTATGCGCAATTGATGACGAAGCTCGACGCGCATCGTGAGTTCGTCGAACAGCAGTTCGACCAGATTTTTGCTGACAAGGTGGGCGGCCGCGACGGCTGCGCAGCGCCTGAGGACGGCGCGGCTGCGTGGGTGTGGAGCAGCGCGCTCGCCGACGACAGCGCCGACGACGCGCTGCGCGCGCGCCTCGTCGAACTGGGGGTGGCAGAGCCCGGCGTGCTGCTCGCGCGGCTGCAGGCGGTGTGGCGTTCGTCGCGCTACGCGGGCCTGAACGAGCGCAGCCGGCAGCGTTTCGACATCGTCGCGCAGCGCGCGCTCGAAGCCGCGCGCACCCTGGAGCCGGCCGGGCGGCGCGGCGACACCGTCGCGCGCTTTTTCGATCTGCTCGAAGCGGTGAGCCGGCGTGGCGCGTATCTGGCGCTGCTGACCGAGTATCCGCAGGCGCTGCACCAGGTGCTGTCGGTGCTGGGCGGCTCGCGCTGGGCGGCCGGCTATCTGATCCGCCATCCGCAACTGCTCGACGAGCTGCTCGACGGCGAGGCGATCAACAGCCCATTCGACTGGACCGAATTCAAGCGCACGCTGCGCCGGCGGCTCGCGGCCGCCGACGGCGTCGAGCAGCAGATGGATCTGTTGCGCCACGCGCATCAGGCCGAGGTGTTCCGCATTCTGCTGATCGATCTCGCCGGCAAGCTCTCCGTCGAGCAAGTTAGCGACCAGCTGTCCGCGCTGGCCGACGCGGTGCTCGACGTGACCCTCGACGCAGTGTGGAAGCAGCTGCCCAAACGTCACCGCGACGCGCCCCGCTTCGCGGTGATCGCCTACGGCAAGCTTGGCGGCAAGGAGCTCGGCTACGCGTCGGACCTCGACCTGATCTTCCTGTACGACGATCCCGACGATGCCGCCGCCGACGTCTACGCCACCTACACGCGGCGCCTGATCACGTGGCTGACGACCGCGACCGGCGCCGGCACGCTGTTCGACGTCGATCTGAGGCTGCGGCCGAACGGCGAGTCGGGCCTGCTCGTCACCGATCTCGACGCGTTTCGCCGCTACCAGCTGCGCGAGGGCGACGCGGCGAACACCGCGTGGGTGTGGGAGCACCAGGCGCTGACGCGTGCACGCTACTGCGCGGGCGATGCGGAGATCGGCGCGAAGTTCGAGGCGATCCGCGAACAGGTGCTGACGACGCCGCGCGAAGCGCCGCCGCTCGCGAAGGAGATCGTCGAGATGCGCGCGCGTGTCGCGGCGGGACATCCGAACCATACGCCGGCGCTATTCGATCTGAAGCACGACCGCGGCGGCATGGTCGATATCGAATTCACCGTGCAGTACTGGGTGCTGCTGCATGCGGCGCGCGATCCCGAGCTGATTCGCAATACCGGCAATATCGCGCTGTTGCGCGAGGTGTCGCGTTTCGGGCTGATGAGCGAGGCGGAAGCGGAGACGGTCGGCGCCGCGTATCGGCGGTATCGCAAGCTGCAGCACACTCTGAGGCTCGACGGGATGGAGAAGGCGCGGGTCGATCCCGCGCTGGTGACGACCGAGCGCGAGGCGGTGCTGGCGTTGTGGAAGAGGGTGTTTGGGTGA
- a CDS encoding NAD kinase, with protein MQVTSQFKTVALVGRSNTPGIGEPLTALAACIAKLGLEVVFEADTAAEIGVTDHPALRLAEIGARADVAVVLGGDGTMLGIGRQLAPYRTPLIGINHGRLGFITDIPISDMREIVPQMLSGNFEREERMLLEARIVRDGTPIYHALAFNDVVVNRSGFSGMAELRVSVDGRFMYNQRSDGLIVATPTGSTAYSLSSQGPILHPQLQGIVLVPIAPHALSNRPIVLPDESKVSIQIVSGREVNVNFDMQSFTSLELGDTIEVRRSRHTVPILHPVGYSYYATLRKKLHWHEYPSHEEDSRP; from the coding sequence ATGCAAGTGACCAGCCAGTTCAAGACCGTCGCGCTCGTCGGGCGCAGCAATACGCCGGGCATCGGCGAGCCGCTCACCGCGCTCGCCGCGTGCATCGCGAAGCTCGGCCTCGAAGTCGTGTTCGAAGCCGACACCGCCGCCGAAATCGGCGTGACCGACCACCCGGCGCTGCGTCTCGCCGAGATCGGCGCGCGCGCCGACGTCGCCGTGGTGCTCGGCGGCGACGGCACGATGCTTGGCATCGGTCGCCAGCTTGCGCCATATCGCACGCCCTTGATCGGCATCAACCATGGGCGGCTCGGCTTCATCACCGACATCCCGATTTCCGACATGCGCGAGATCGTGCCGCAGATGCTGTCCGGCAATTTCGAGCGCGAGGAGCGCATGCTGCTGGAAGCGCGCATCGTGCGCGATGGCACGCCGATCTACCACGCGCTCGCGTTCAACGACGTGGTGGTCAACCGTAGCGGCTTCTCGGGCATGGCGGAACTGCGCGTGTCGGTCGACGGGCGCTTCATGTACAACCAGCGCTCGGACGGCCTGATCGTCGCGACGCCGACCGGCTCGACCGCGTACTCGCTGTCGTCGCAGGGGCCGATCCTGCATCCGCAACTGCAGGGCATCGTGCTCGTGCCGATTGCGCCGCACGCGCTGTCGAACCGGCCGATCGTGCTGCCGGACGAATCGAAGGTCAGCATCCAGATCGTTTCCGGGCGCGAAGTCAACGTCAATTTCGACATGCAGTCGTTCACGTCGCTGGAACTCGGCGACACGATCGAGGTGCGCCGCTCGCGTCACACGGTGCCGATTCTGCATCCGGTCGGCTACAGCTATTACGCGACGCTGCGCAAGAAGCTGCACTGGCACGAGTACCCGTCGCACGAAGAAGACTCGAGGCCGTAA
- the recN gene encoding DNA repair protein RecN, with product MLRHLSIRDFVIVAALDLEFDSGFTVFSGETGAGKSILIDALALALGARAEASVVRTGESRADITAEFETHALVDQWLDEQALGAADEGQHGGTVMLRRVVDANGRSRAFINGTAATLAQLREVGEMLVDIHGQHAHQLLMRPDAQRELFDTHAGLSDMAAAVTRAWRTWRDKAQAVEHAQTRDRELQLERERLAWQLTELDKLAPQPGEWEEVNTEHRRLSHSANLIDGVQGALGALSESDDAMITHLGSIVSKVRDLAEIDPALNDVLAALEPAEIQLQEAAYSLSHYAQKLELDPERLAQVEKRLDALHSAARKFRLQPETLPEEHEARRKQLAALDAAADLDGLRAAEAQAKDVFVAEAKKLSKARAKAGKALGEAVTTGMQELSMKGGSFEVALVPLPEGGAHGLEQIEFRVAGHAGVPLRPLAKVASGGELARISLALAVIASAASPTPTLIFDEVDTGIGGAVAEVVGRLLHQLGEARQVLCVTHLPQVAARGDHHFQVAKTGNGKGGTLSSVTSLDKASRIEEVARMLGGLEITATTRKHAKEMLTA from the coding sequence ATGCTTCGCCACCTCTCGATACGCGACTTCGTCATCGTCGCCGCGCTCGATCTCGAATTCGACAGCGGCTTTACCGTTTTCTCGGGCGAAACCGGCGCCGGCAAGTCGATCCTGATCGACGCGCTCGCACTCGCGCTCGGCGCGCGCGCCGAGGCAAGCGTCGTGCGCACCGGCGAGAGCCGCGCCGACATCACCGCGGAGTTCGAGACGCACGCGCTCGTCGATCAATGGCTCGACGAGCAGGCGCTCGGCGCGGCCGACGAAGGCCAGCACGGCGGCACCGTGATGCTGCGGCGGGTGGTCGACGCGAACGGCCGCTCGCGCGCATTCATCAACGGTACGGCGGCCACGCTCGCGCAGCTGCGCGAGGTCGGCGAAATGCTGGTCGACATTCACGGCCAGCACGCGCACCAGTTGCTGATGCGCCCGGACGCGCAGCGCGAGCTGTTCGACACGCACGCGGGCCTGTCCGACATGGCCGCCGCGGTCACGCGCGCATGGCGCACGTGGCGCGACAAGGCGCAGGCGGTCGAGCACGCGCAGACGCGCGATCGCGAGCTGCAACTCGAGCGCGAGCGACTCGCGTGGCAGCTCACCGAGCTCGACAAGCTAGCGCCGCAACCGGGCGAATGGGAAGAGGTCAACACCGAGCATCGGCGGCTGTCGCACTCGGCGAATCTGATCGACGGCGTGCAGGGCGCGCTCGGCGCGCTGTCCGAATCGGACGACGCGATGATCACGCATCTCGGCTCGATCGTATCGAAGGTGCGCGACCTCGCGGAGATCGACCCGGCGCTGAACGACGTGCTCGCCGCGCTCGAACCCGCCGAAATCCAGTTGCAGGAAGCGGCGTATTCGCTAAGCCACTACGCACAGAAGCTCGAGCTCGATCCCGAGCGGCTCGCGCAGGTCGAAAAGCGCCTCGACGCGCTGCACTCGGCCGCGCGCAAATTCCGCCTGCAACCCGAGACGCTCCCGGAAGAACACGAAGCGCGGCGCAAGCAATTGGCCGCGCTCGACGCCGCCGCCGACCTCGACGGCCTGCGCGCCGCCGAGGCGCAAGCGAAGGACGTGTTCGTCGCCGAAGCGAAAAAGCTGTCGAAGGCGCGAGCGAAAGCGGGCAAGGCGCTCGGCGAGGCGGTCACGACCGGCATGCAGGAACTGTCGATGAAAGGCGGCAGCTTCGAAGTCGCGCTGGTGCCGCTGCCCGAAGGCGGCGCGCATGGGCTCGAGCAGATCGAGTTTCGCGTGGCCGGTCACGCCGGCGTGCCGCTGCGGCCGCTCGCGAAGGTTGCGTCGGGCGGCGAACTGGCGCGTATCAGTCTTGCGCTCGCGGTGATCGCGAGTGCGGCCAGCCCGACCCCGACGCTGATCTTCGACGAAGTTGACACCGGTATCGGTGGCGCCGTGGCCGAAGTGGTCGGTCGGCTGCTGCATCAACTCGGTGAGGCGCGCCAGGTGTTGTGCGTAACGCACCTGCCGCAGGTCGCCGCGCGCGGCGATCATCATTTCCAGGTGGCGAAGACCGGCAACGGCAAGGGCGGCACGCTCAGCAGCGTGACCTCGCTAGACAAGGCGAGCCGCATCGAGGAAGTCGCACGCATGCTCGGCGGCCTCGAAATCACCGCGACCACGCGCAAGCACGCGAAGGAAATGCTGACCGCTTGA
- a CDS encoding YhdP family protein produces the protein MSERNESADPQDPSQVRHVRGSDHIVLRRTLRVLATLALVLYFIATGLFLGLRYVVLPRADLFRPRIEAAVSDKLSAQFTIGRLAPHWSGFQPGLDVTNLVIRDHDGQPALTIPHATATMSWRSLWLFHPALSSLIVDQPDVLVSRSEDGVLSVAGVPVPTRHSGNDILSTWLLRQQAIVVRGGVLRWRDSTRKEPELALRDIRIAILNDGYDHRMALQAPPDGQVLKGPLDFRTSFRHAPLSAIGKPINWSGQAYVSTGPVDLPTLARYVEFPIETFAGRVDNAIWIDFREGRMTQASGQLNGNDVALRVSPTQPKLLLPVAHFLWRVGAGEGDYTLQLSDLRAELGQPPLEDGTPLTRILDFETLDSRYRTATLQHGQLLSISGDRVDLGILAEFSRALPLPRRLLNELVRINPRGLVANYVIEVERAKPESGEFGGDRRPGGSEPIERYRFKGDLQGISFAAQEPGPGLTPRGHPRAGVPGIENLWGNVDADEKGGHANLDTSDVAITLPGVFDDPRLKFAHLHGRADWTMGAKAPGDTRPAFAVKLNDFGVSNPDADATLTASYSNPGHGRGSLDLKADFQRAQVTRIARYLPTAVSEKLRIYLGHGLQAGVSRGGTIEVHGDLTKFPYARDPDAGIFHIVAPFTGGKFDPTPFPPRNMRNGTPNVWPPLDGIDGVFELKQNVLRFDIDRGRYKRVALTDVNGHIDDLGTKGSNLIIQGNGRGPLADMLDYVNGSSLGIMARHQTEKIRAEGAASLALKLTIPRTPKPHIGVEGALGFQNNRLSVSHVPPLSQLNGRVRFTEHTAEADRLSGRFLGGDVHANGGFRQDGTYALALNGHIAVAAARELNLQGPAAQVLAHMSGSAPYALNVTGAKGRLPQVSANSDLTGLALDFPAPFKKAVGTPMPLHFSVNPSTAPGEAGLERADLTLGPIAAAYLLRYQPRVQPNTPPTVVRGAIGVNRPADLPSEGVVAAVDVKEFNADDWRALAALLRAEAAGANRANSGNTASSAATPAAAPNPTLTQFLPNRFALHIDKLTLLKRHWDNVIVGASHTDRTWQANIASNQVSGHVSWLPGATRESPGELQARFARIVIPSVEDKDLLGPAMSAPALNMPSIDLVVDELIVRDRNVGRLEVDAHNYEENGVPVWQLDKLDVTNPTATLTATANWRTSTELPTSADETTPRRTVFDFKLDVKDAGAMLERFGLPKTLKGGTGSLAGKAVWQGGPTTIDYSTLNGNLALDLRHGQILKVEPGVATLLGVLSLQSLARIATLDFRDVIGEGLPFSSVTGTAQIHDGIARTDNFRMVTAPARAEMVGSVDIAQRTQDLHLHVVPTVSAGSAVIAATIINPLIGLGALVADVAFSHGVSQVFAREYAITGSWTHPHVERVTTERGKIDAPASSVEAH, from the coding sequence ATGTCCGAGCGAAACGAATCCGCCGACCCGCAAGACCCATCGCAGGTCCGGCATGTGCGCGGAAGCGACCACATTGTGCTGCGTCGGACGTTGCGCGTGCTCGCCACGCTCGCACTCGTCCTCTATTTCATCGCGACCGGACTGTTTCTGGGTTTGCGCTACGTGGTGCTGCCGCGCGCCGACCTGTTCCGGCCACGCATCGAAGCCGCCGTCTCCGACAAGCTGAGCGCCCAGTTCACGATCGGCCGCCTCGCGCCGCACTGGAGCGGCTTCCAGCCGGGGCTCGATGTGACAAACCTCGTCATCCGCGATCACGACGGCCAACCCGCGCTGACGATTCCGCACGCCACGGCGACGATGTCCTGGCGATCGCTATGGTTGTTTCATCCCGCGCTGTCGAGTCTGATCGTCGATCAGCCGGATGTGCTGGTGTCGCGCAGCGAGGACGGCGTGCTGTCGGTCGCGGGCGTGCCGGTGCCGACGCGCCATAGCGGCAACGACATCCTGTCCACCTGGCTGCTGCGCCAGCAGGCGATCGTCGTGCGCGGCGGGGTGCTGCGCTGGCGCGACTCCACCCGCAAGGAGCCCGAACTCGCGCTGCGCGACATCCGCATCGCGATCCTCAATGACGGCTACGACCACCGCATGGCACTGCAGGCGCCGCCCGACGGCCAGGTGCTGAAAGGCCCGCTCGATTTCCGCACCTCCTTCCGCCACGCACCACTCTCCGCGATCGGCAAACCGATCAACTGGAGCGGCCAGGCATACGTATCGACGGGCCCGGTCGATCTGCCGACGCTCGCGCGCTACGTCGAATTCCCGATCGAGACGTTCGCCGGCCGCGTCGACAATGCAATCTGGATCGACTTCCGCGAAGGCCGCATGACTCAGGCGAGCGGCCAGCTGAACGGCAACGACGTCGCGCTGCGCGTGAGCCCGACCCAGCCGAAGCTGCTCCTGCCGGTCGCCCATTTTCTGTGGCGCGTAGGAGCGGGCGAAGGCGACTACACGCTGCAGCTGTCGGACCTGAGGGCCGAACTCGGCCAGCCGCCGCTCGAAGACGGCACGCCGCTCACGCGCATCCTGGACTTCGAGACCCTCGACAGCCGCTACCGGACCGCAACGCTGCAGCATGGGCAGCTTTTGAGCATCAGCGGCGATCGCGTCGATCTCGGGATCCTCGCCGAATTCAGCCGCGCGCTGCCGCTGCCGCGGCGCTTGCTGAACGAACTCGTGCGCATCAATCCGCGCGGGCTCGTCGCGAACTACGTCATCGAGGTCGAGCGCGCCAAGCCGGAATCCGGCGAGTTCGGCGGCGACCGTCGGCCAGGGGGATCGGAGCCGATCGAGCGTTATCGCTTCAAGGGCGATCTGCAGGGCATCAGCTTCGCTGCCCAGGAGCCGGGGCCGGGTCTCACGCCGCGCGGACACCCACGCGCCGGCGTTCCCGGCATCGAAAACCTGTGGGGCAATGTCGACGCCGACGAAAAAGGCGGCCACGCGAACCTCGACACGTCCGACGTGGCGATCACGCTGCCGGGCGTGTTCGACGATCCGCGCCTCAAGTTCGCCCATCTGCACGGCCGCGCCGACTGGACGATGGGTGCGAAGGCACCAGGCGACACGCGTCCGGCGTTCGCGGTCAAGCTCAACGACTTCGGTGTATCGAACCCGGACGCCGACGCGACCTTGACCGCGAGTTACAGCAATCCCGGCCATGGCCGCGGTTCGCTCGACCTGAAAGCCGACTTCCAGCGCGCGCAGGTGACGCGCATTGCCCGCTATCTGCCGACCGCGGTCAGCGAAAAGCTGCGCATTTACCTCGGCCACGGATTGCAGGCTGGTGTGTCGCGCGGCGGCACGATCGAAGTGCACGGCGACCTGACCAAGTTCCCCTACGCGCGCGACCCAGACGCCGGCATCTTCCACATCGTCGCGCCATTCACTGGCGGCAAATTCGATCCGACGCCGTTTCCGCCGCGCAACATGCGCAACGGCACGCCAAACGTTTGGCCGCCGCTCGACGGCATCGACGGCGTGTTCGAGCTCAAGCAGAACGTACTGCGCTTCGACATCGATCGGGGGCGCTACAAGCGCGTCGCGCTGACTGACGTGAACGGCCATATCGACGACCTCGGCACGAAAGGCTCGAACCTGATCATCCAGGGCAACGGCCGCGGCCCGCTCGCGGACATGCTCGACTACGTGAACGGCAGCTCGCTTGGCATCATGGCGCGGCATCAGACCGAGAAGATCCGTGCCGAAGGGGCGGCGTCGCTCGCGCTGAAGCTGACGATCCCGCGCACGCCGAAGCCGCATATCGGCGTCGAGGGCGCGCTCGGCTTCCAGAACAACCGCCTGAGCGTGAGCCACGTGCCGCCGCTGTCGCAGCTGAACGGCCGGGTGCGTTTCACCGAGCATACGGCCGAGGCCGACCGGCTCTCCGGGCGGTTCCTCGGCGGCGACGTGCACGCGAACGGGGGCTTCCGCCAGGACGGCACGTACGCTCTCGCGCTCAACGGCCATATCGCTGTCGCTGCCGCGCGCGAGCTGAATCTGCAGGGTCCGGCCGCGCAGGTCCTCGCCCATATGAGCGGCAGCGCGCCTTATGCGCTGAACGTCACCGGCGCGAAGGGCCGCCTGCCCCAAGTCAGCGCCAACTCCGATCTGACCGGGCTCGCGCTTGATTTTCCGGCGCCGTTCAAGAAGGCGGTCGGCACGCCAATGCCGCTACATTTCTCAGTCAATCCGTCGACGGCGCCGGGCGAAGCCGGCCTCGAGCGCGCCGACCTGACGTTGGGGCCGATCGCCGCCGCGTATCTGCTGCGCTATCAGCCGAGGGTGCAGCCCAATACGCCACCAACCGTCGTGCGTGGCGCGATCGGCGTGAACCGCCCCGCCGATCTGCCGTCCGAGGGCGTGGTCGCCGCCGTCGACGTCAAGGAGTTCAATGCCGACGATTGGCGTGCGCTCGCCGCGCTGCTGCGCGCGGAGGCGGCCGGGGCGAATCGGGCGAACAGCGGCAACACCGCCAGCAGCGCGGCCACTCCCGCCGCCGCGCCGAATCCCACGCTCACTCAATTCCTGCCGAATCGTTTCGCGCTGCACATCGACAAGCTGACGCTGCTCAAGCGCCACTGGGACAATGTGATCGTCGGCGCATCGCACACGGACCGCACGTGGCAGGCAAACATCGCGTCGAACCAGGTGTCCGGCCACGTATCGTGGCTGCCCGGCGCGACCCGCGAGTCTCCCGGCGAGCTGCAGGCGCGCTTCGCGCGGATCGTGATTCCGTCGGTCGAGGACAAGGACCTGCTCGGCCCGGCGATGTCCGCGCCCGCTCTGAACATGCCGTCGATCGATCTGGTGGTGGACGAGTTGATCGTGCGCGATCGCAACGTCGGCCGGCTCGAAGTCGACGCGCACAACTACGAAGAAAACGGCGTGCCGGTCTGGCAGCTCGACAAGCTCGACGTGACGAACCCCACCGCAACACTCACCGCGACCGCGAACTGGCGCACGTCGACCGAGCTGCCCACGTCGGCCGATGAAACCACGCCGCGTCGCACCGTCTTCGATTTCAAGCTCGACGTCAAGGATGCCGGCGCGATGCTCGAGCGCTTCGGTCTGCCGAAGACGCTCAAGGGCGGCACCGGCTCGCTCGCGGGCAAGGCCGTGTGGCAAGGCGGCCCGACCACGATCGACTATTCGACGCTGAACGGCAACCTCGCGCTCGATCTGCGCCACGGCCAGATCCTCAAGGTCGAACCGGGCGTCGCGACGCTGCTCGGTGTGCTGAGCCTGCAAAGCCTGGCGCGGATCGCCACGCTCGATTTCCGCGACGTGATCGGCGAGGGCCTGCCGTTTTCGAGCGTGACTGGGACCGCGCAGATTCATGACGGCATCGCCCGCACCGACAACTTCAGGATGGTGACCGCACCGGCACGCGCCGAGATGGTGGGCTCGGTCGACATCGCGCAGAGAACCCAGGACCTGCACCTGCACGTGGTGCCCACCGTCAGCGCCGGCTCCGCGGTGATCGCCGCGACGATCATCAATCCGCTGATCGGCCTCGGCGCGCTGGTCGCCGACGTCGCGTTCTCGCATGGCGTGTCGCAGGTGTTCGCGCGCGAGTACGCGATCACCGGCTCGTGGACGCATCCGCACGTCGAGCGGGTGACGACCGAACGGGGTAAGATTGACGCTCCGGCTTCGTCCGTGGAAGCGCACTGA